The following are from one region of the Stanieria cyanosphaera PCC 7437 genome:
- a CDS encoding DUF6335 family protein produces MVDKIQKTNSDANNHNQTKEIRKEIDIETRTEVTPEELEAIESEIGLEQMTREPDRLNEDNLYSSLDESEFAPSYGTGLKGEPTDHAGRKVHDLHSPRFDEADSILTGGDLDANYEEADAVGDEAVGGTVATPDQDIVDNLGAAVGLEMRDRDLWKRTPRSSLRTNQILEHRDEDRWETDPQSSEDYEERQDD; encoded by the coding sequence ATGGTGGATAAAATTCAAAAAACCAACTCTGATGCAAACAATCACAACCAAACTAAAGAAATTAGAAAAGAAATTGACATAGAAACACGGACAGAAGTAACACCAGAAGAATTAGAAGCAATAGAAAGTGAAATCGGTTTAGAACAGATGACTAGAGAGCCAGATCGTCTTAATGAAGATAATCTTTATAGTAGCCTGGATGAATCAGAATTTGCACCTAGTTACGGAACTGGACTCAAAGGTGAACCTACAGATCATGCGGGCAGAAAAGTGCATGATCTTCATAGCCCAAGATTTGATGAAGCTGATTCTATTTTAACTGGAGGCGATCTTGATGCTAATTACGAAGAAGCTGATGCAGTAGGAGATGAAGCAGTTGGTGGAACTGTTGCTACACCAGACCAAGACATTGTTGATAATTTAGGTGCTGCGGTAGGTCTAGAAATGCGCGACCGCGACCTTTGGAAGCGAACCCCTCGCTCTTCCTTGCGAACTAATCAAATATTAGAACATCGTGACGAAGATCGTTGGGAAACAGACCCCCAATCTTCTGAAGATTATGAAGAACGTCAAGACGATTAA
- a CDS encoding type I-MYXAN CRISPR-associated endonuclease Cas4/Cas1 has product MQLLPIPAETETIRVSALHALAYCPRLYYLEEVEELYTQDAAVFAGRRLHAELEKKEDEDWEDLYLISEELGLRGRVDALRTRDGQTIPYEHKRGRCHRDENKQPQAWESDRIQILAYCYLIESALGVKVTEGRIRYHADNVLVHIPFDDEGKKAVKDAIALARQIRTSIHRPPVTENERLCVRCSLSPVCLPEEARLVHNQEWEPLRLFPQDDEREILHILEPGTKVGRTGEQIKITRKDRQVEKVPAQQVGQLVLHSFSQISTQALHFCADRGIGIHFVSGGGRYIGSFDNRQENIQRRIRQYEALNNPEFRLSLAKKLVNCRGQGQRKFLMRGRRIKKLKSMKLERNIKQMQAIIAQIPQINSIESLLGIEGKLAALYFGALPCLLSSDVPPQMRFDGRNRRPPKDRFNALLGFGYSLLIKDVMNAILTVGLEPALGFYHQPRSVAAPLALDLMEIFRVILVDMPIVASINRQQWEINDDFEIRGEQVWLSETGRRKLVEIYEQRKQETWKHPVTKYSLTYRRLLELEVRLLEKEWMGEGGLFGQLILR; this is encoded by the coding sequence ATGCAATTACTTCCAATACCTGCTGAAACTGAAACCATCCGTGTTTCTGCCCTTCATGCTTTAGCTTATTGTCCCCGTCTTTACTACCTCGAAGAAGTAGAAGAACTCTATACCCAAGATGCTGCTGTTTTTGCAGGGCGAAGGTTACACGCCGAACTAGAAAAAAAAGAAGATGAAGATTGGGAAGATTTATATTTAATAAGTGAAGAACTGGGATTGAGGGGTAGAGTTGACGCACTTAGAACCCGCGACGGTCAAACTATCCCTTACGAACATAAACGAGGGCGTTGTCACAGGGATGAGAATAAACAGCCTCAAGCCTGGGAAAGCGATCGCATTCAAATCTTGGCTTACTGCTATTTAATTGAATCTGCGTTGGGAGTTAAAGTTACCGAAGGTAGAATCCGCTACCATGCCGATAATGTCTTGGTTCACATACCTTTCGATGATGAAGGAAAAAAAGCTGTCAAAGATGCGATCGCTCTTGCCCGACAGATACGAACCTCAATTCATCGTCCACCAGTAACGGAAAATGAAAGACTCTGCGTTCGTTGTTCTTTGTCTCCTGTCTGTTTACCAGAAGAAGCTAGATTAGTTCATAACCAAGAATGGGAACCGTTACGTCTTTTTCCTCAAGATGATGAAAGAGAGATTTTACATATTCTCGAACCAGGAACGAAAGTGGGTCGTACTGGAGAACAAATCAAAATTACTCGTAAAGACCGACAAGTAGAAAAAGTACCAGCCCAACAAGTAGGACAGTTAGTACTTCATAGTTTTTCTCAAATTTCAACTCAAGCTTTACACTTCTGCGCCGACCGAGGAATTGGGATTCATTTTGTCTCTGGTGGCGGTCGCTATATTGGTAGTTTTGATAATCGTCAGGAAAATATTCAACGACGGATTAGGCAGTATGAAGCACTGAATAATCCCGAATTTCGTCTGTCATTAGCTAAAAAATTAGTCAACTGTCGCGGACAGGGACAGCGTAAATTTCTCATGCGTGGTAGACGAATTAAAAAGCTCAAATCAATGAAATTAGAGCGAAATATTAAGCAAATGCAGGCTATAATCGCACAAATTCCTCAAATAAACTCGATTGAATCACTTTTGGGAATAGAAGGTAAATTAGCTGCTTTATACTTTGGTGCTTTACCTTGTCTTTTGAGTTCGGATGTTCCTCCCCAAATGAGGTTTGATGGTCGCAATCGTCGCCCTCCCAAAGATAGATTTAATGCCTTACTGGGTTTTGGCTATTCGTTATTAATCAAAGATGTGATGAATGCTATTCTGACAGTCGGGTTAGAACCAGCGTTGGGTTTTTACCATCAACCCAGATCTGTTGCTGCGCCTTTAGCCTTGGATTTAATGGAAATTTTTCGAGTCATCCTCGTAGATATGCCAATAGTAGCTTCTATTAATCGTCAACAATGGGAGATTAATGATGACTTCGAGATTCGCGGAGAACAAGTTTGGTTGAGTGAAACAGGAAGGCGTAAATTAGTCGAAATCTACGAACAGCGTAAACAAGAAACCTGGAAACATCCCGTTACTAAATACTCCCTTACCTATCGTCGTCTTTTGGAACTAGAAGTGCGATTACTAGAAAAAGAATGGATGGGCGAAGGTGGTTTGTTCGGTCAACTTATCTTACGATAG
- the cas5 gene encoding CRISPR-associated protein Cas5, whose product MSNNSLLYLECPCTSFPRSFARDYKETYCYPPFSTIYGFLLSLVGEEDLTAHLGVKLAMGIIGDKPPISRIVRKQRHHKFSKTHMGTYPPSQFSKPNFQELLTDLKVVVKLDSSEESAKIKLDERVAIALISPEQITRFGGISLGESWALINGIRPYREEDGKIDWFIKDCRGLISLPVWINRQNQRGTFQRFSLGEFNPNCWVEIQASRSS is encoded by the coding sequence ATGAGTAATAACAGTCTTCTTTATCTAGAATGTCCCTGTACTAGTTTTCCTCGCAGTTTTGCGCGAGATTACAAAGAAACCTATTGTTATCCACCATTTTCTACTATTTATGGTTTTTTACTTTCATTAGTAGGAGAAGAAGATTTAACGGCTCATTTAGGGGTCAAATTAGCAATGGGAATTATTGGAGATAAACCACCAATTTCTCGCATTGTTAGAAAACAACGACATCACAAATTCAGTAAAACGCACATGGGAACTTATCCTCCGAGTCAGTTTTCTAAGCCTAATTTTCAAGAATTACTAACAGATTTAAAGGTAGTGGTAAAACTTGATTCAAGTGAAGAATCAGCAAAAATTAAACTAGATGAAAGAGTTGCGATCGCGCTTATTTCTCCAGAACAGATTACTCGTTTTGGTGGAATTAGTTTAGGAGAATCTTGGGCATTAATCAACGGAATAAGACCTTATCGAGAAGAGGATGGAAAAATTGATTGGTTCATAAAGGATTGTCGCGGATTGATTAGTTTACCAGTCTGGATTAATCGCCAAAATCAGCGAGGAACTTTTCAAAGATTTTCACTAGGAGAGTTTAATCCTAATTGCTGGGTCGAAATTCAAGCTAGTCGATCTAGCTAA
- the cas2 gene encoding CRISPR-associated endonuclease Cas2, translated as MAEQKNWYLVCYDIRCPKRWRKAYKLLEGYGDRLQYSIFRCWLSQRDREKMRWQLEKILTLEDDLILIRLSHQCVKSLPAYNRPNTWLINNEGFRVL; from the coding sequence ATGGCTGAACAAAAAAATTGGTACTTAGTTTGTTACGATATTCGCTGTCCAAAACGTTGGCGTAAAGCTTATAAATTATTGGAAGGATATGGCGATCGCTTACAATATTCCATTTTTCGCTGCTGGCTTTCACAAAGAGATCGAGAAAAAATGCGTTGGCAATTAGAAAAAATTCTCACTCTTGAAGACGATTTAATTCTAATCCGCTTATCTCACCAGTGCGTTAAAAGTTTACCCGCTTATAATCGTCCTAATACTTGGCTGATCAATAATGAAGGGTTTCGCGTACTGTAA